Proteins from one Aureimonas sp. SA4125 genomic window:
- a CDS encoding TolC family outer membrane protein produces the protein MTYKFWISAAMTAGLLAGGVADAAAESLNGALARAYRNNQSLNIARAQLRATDENVPQAKSGLRPIVTGDGSAVSSRSRTTFGDGIETQRDRAGQIGFGITISQTIFDGFQTPNNVRSAEATVKASQQNLSNTEQDTLFNAAAAYMDVLRDRQIAGLRRQNLAFLQEQVRAARARFDVGEGTRTDVAQAEAEQALATALLNSALAQVASSEATYLQIVGDAPRDLQPGKAPANLIPSSITQALAISQKEHPAILATLYAVDAAAFQVKSAEGRLLPTVSLSGSVDNTYSLSDSSPDSLPGVDVLTQNQVSATVGASLSIPIYSGGLISSQVRQFKEVLGQRQIEVDSQRDAVRAAVATTWAELQAARANVTGYNAQVRAARLALEGIIEERNVGQRTTLDVLNGQADLISGQILLVGAQRDEVVASYALASAIGRLSATRLRLGVATYEPKEHYNAVKDKWYGLRTPDGR, from the coding sequence TCAATATCGCCCGCGCGCAGTTGCGGGCGACCGACGAGAACGTGCCGCAGGCGAAGTCGGGCCTCCGTCCGATCGTCACAGGCGATGGCAGTGCCGTCTCGTCGAGGTCGCGCACGACCTTCGGCGACGGCATCGAGACCCAGCGCGACCGCGCCGGGCAGATCGGCTTCGGCATCACGATCAGCCAGACCATCTTCGACGGGTTTCAGACGCCCAACAACGTCCGCTCCGCCGAGGCGACGGTGAAGGCCTCGCAGCAGAACCTCTCCAACACCGAGCAGGACACGCTTTTCAACGCCGCCGCCGCTTACATGGATGTCCTGCGCGACCGCCAGATCGCCGGCCTGCGCCGGCAGAATCTCGCTTTCCTGCAGGAGCAGGTCCGGGCGGCGCGGGCGCGGTTCGACGTCGGCGAGGGGACCCGCACCGATGTCGCCCAGGCCGAGGCGGAGCAGGCACTGGCGACGGCCTTGCTGAATTCGGCACTGGCCCAGGTGGCCTCGAGCGAGGCGACCTACCTGCAGATCGTCGGCGATGCGCCACGCGACCTGCAGCCCGGCAAGGCGCCGGCCAATCTCATTCCCTCCTCGATTACCCAGGCCCTCGCGATTTCGCAGAAGGAGCACCCGGCGATCCTCGCGACGCTCTACGCTGTCGACGCCGCGGCTTTCCAGGTGAAGTCGGCTGAGGGTCGGCTGCTGCCGACCGTCAGCCTGTCCGGCTCGGTCGACAACACCTACAGCCTGTCCGACTCCTCGCCCGACAGCCTTCCGGGCGTCGACGTTCTGACGCAGAATCAGGTTTCGGCGACGGTCGGCGCGAGCCTCAGCATTCCGATCTACTCCGGCGGCCTCATCTCCTCCCAGGTCCGCCAGTTCAAGGAAGTGCTCGGACAGCGCCAGATCGAGGTCGACAGCCAGCGCGACGCCGTTCGGGCCGCGGTCGCCACGACCTGGGCCGAGCTGCAGGCCGCCCGCGCCAATGTTACGGGCTACAATGCCCAGGTCCGCGCAGCCCGCCTCGCTCTCGAGGGGATCATCGAGGAGCGCAATGTCGGACAGCGCACCACGCTGGACGTCCTGAACGGCCAGGCCGATCTGATCTCGGGTCAGATTCTTCTCGTCGGCGCGCAGCGCGACGAAGTGGTGGCGAGCTATGCGCTCGCCTCGGCCATCGGCCGACTGTCGGCCACCCGCCTCAGGCTGGGCGTGGCGACTTACGAGCCGAAGGAGCATTACAACGCGGTCAAGGACAAGTGGTACGGCCTGCGCACGCCGGATGGCCGCTGA